GCGTCTCGCGGTGCTCCAGCAGCGTGTCCACGTCGGTGCTCAGCAGGGTCGGGGTCGCGCCGTCGTCGACGCTGCCCTCGACCAGCACCCGCACGCCCGGGACCTCGGTGACCGCCGCGCGGCGGGAGCAGTAGCCCTCGTGCAGGCGGTCGTTGAGCAGCCGGTGCGCGGCGACCGCCTTGGACTCCGCGGTCAGCACCTCGTCCAGGCCGTGGTCGGCGGGCAGGAACAGCAGGCCTGGCTTGGTGCACAGCTGGCCCGCGTTGCCCGAGTAGGACGTGACGTAGCCCTTGGCGATCTCCTCGCCGCGCGCCCGCACCGCGTTCGGGGTGGCGAACACCGGGTTGAGGCTGCCGAGCTCACCGAAGAACGGGATCGGGCTCGGGCGGGAGTTGGCGATGTCGAACAGGGCGCGCCCGGCCGGGACCGAGCCGGTGAACGCCGCCGCCTTGATCCGCGGGTCGCGCAGCGCGACGGTGCCGGTCTCGAAGCCCAGCACCACCTGGAACGCGCCGTCCGGCGCACCGGACTGGGCCAGGGCCTTCGTGATGATCTCGCCGGTGCGCACCGACAGGCGCGGGTGGCCGGGGTGGGCCTTGAGCACCACCGGGCAGCCCGCGGCCAGGGCCGAGGCCGTGTCGCCGCCGGCGACGGAGAACGCGAACGGGAAGTTGCTCGCGGCGAACACCAGGACCGGGCCCACCGGCACCAGCACGCGCCGCAGGTCCGGCTTGGCGCCCAGCGGGAAGTCCGGATCCGCGCTGTCCACAGTGGCCTGCAGGTAGCCGCCGTCGTCGAGGACGTCGGCGAACAGCCGCAGCTGGAAGGTGGTGCGCTTGAGCTCGCCCGTCAGGCGTCCCTCGCTGAGCCGGGACTCCTCCATGGCCAGGGGGATCAGCTCGCCGGCCGCGGCGTCGAGCGCGTCGGCGACCGCGCGGACCTGGCCGGCGCGGGTGGCGGGGGACTGCGCGCCGAACGCCTCGGCGGCGTCGGCCGCTCGCTGCAGGGCGGTCTCCAGTTCGGCTGGCGTGGTGTCCGGGATCTCGGTCAAGGTACCCGTCCTTTGCGCGGTCGGATGACGTCTTGCCTACACCGTAGTACGTCGGACGGCCGACTGGTCGGACGACGTTCGAGATGACGGCGCGTCGCGCAGGGCCGGGACCCACCTGACCAGGGCGAGCACGGAGGGCACCTCCCGTCGACCCGCGGCGGAAGGCGCCCTCGAGATCACTCCGCGCGGGAGATGCGGACCATCTCCTCGCGGGGCACGACCTTGATGCGCTCCCGGCCCTGGGCCTCGCCCAGCGCCCGCTCGTGGGCGTCCAGCCGGCCCCAGCCCTCCCACGTCGTGCACTCCACGCCGCGCTCCTCGAGCAGGCGCAGGACGCTGTCGCTCGACGGCTCCTCGGGCTCCGGCAGCGACTCCACGTCGGCGAGCAGGTTGCCGATCGTCTCCAGCGCGTCGCCCTTGGTGTGGCCGATCAGACCCACCGGTCCGCGCTTGATCCAGCCCGTGGTGTAGACGCCGGGGATGTGCTGGCCGTCCAGGTCCAGCACCCGGCCGCCCTCGTTGGGCACGGTGCCCGAGGCGTGGTCGAACGGGATGCCGGCCAGCGGCGAGCTCAGGTAGCCCACGGCGCGGTAGACCTGCTGCACCGGGTAGGTCTCGTACTCGCCGGTGCCGCGCACCCCGCCGTCGCCGGTGAGCTCCATGACCTCGACCGTGAAGCCCTCGACCCGGTCGGTGCCCAGCACCTCGACCGGCGCGCGCAGGAAGTGCAGGTGCAGCCGCCGCGGGGTGTCGTGCTTCGGGTCGCGCAGCGCCCAGTCCTGCAGCGTCTTGACGACCGTCTTCACCTGGTTGTTGGTGCGGACCGCTTCCTCGCTGGCCTCGTCGAGCTCGAAGCCCTCGGGGTGCACGATGATCTCCACCCCGTCCTGGTGGTCGAGCTCGCGCAGCTCCAGCGGCGTGAACTTGGCCTGCGCGGGACCGCGGCGGGCGAACAGGTGCACGTCGGTGACCTTCGAGTCCGCCAGCCCGCGGTGCACGTTGTCCGGGATCTCGGTGCGCAGCAGGTCGTCGGCCTGCTTGGCCAGCACGCGCGCCACGTCCAGCGCCACGTTGCCGGCGCCGATCACCGCGACCTGCTCGCCGTCCAGCGTCCAGTCGCGCGGGGCGTCCGGGTGGCCGTCGTACCAGGAGACGAAGTCGGCGGCGCCGTAGCTGTGCGGCAGGTCGATGCCCGGGATGTCCAGCGGGCGGTCCTTGGTCGCACCGGTGGCGAAGACGACCGCGTCGTAGTGGCGCCGCAGGTCGTCCAGCTTGACGTCCACGCCGTAGTCGACGTGCCCGAGGAAGCGGATCTCCGGCTTCTCCACCACGCGGTGCAGCGCGCTGACGATGCCCTTGATGCGCGGGTGGTCGGGGGCCACGCCGTAGCGGATCAAGCCGTAGGGCGCGGGCATCCGGTCCAGCAGGTCGATCTCGACCGCGGTC
This region of Saccharopolyspora hordei genomic DNA includes:
- a CDS encoding aldehyde dehydrogenase (NADP(+)), with the protein product MTEIPDTTPAELETALQRAADAAEAFGAQSPATRAGQVRAVADALDAAAGELIPLAMEESRLSEGRLTGELKRTTFQLRLFADVLDDGGYLQATVDSADPDFPLGAKPDLRRVLVPVGPVLVFAASNFPFAFSVAGGDTASALAAGCPVVLKAHPGHPRLSVRTGEIITKALAQSGAPDGAFQVVLGFETGTVALRDPRIKAAAFTGSVPAGRALFDIANSRPSPIPFFGELGSLNPVFATPNAVRARGEEIAKGYVTSYSGNAGQLCTKPGLLFLPADHGLDEVLTAESKAVAAHRLLNDRLHEGYCSRRAAVTEVPGVRVLVEGSVDDGATPTLLSTDVDTLLEHRETLLEEVFGPLSIVVTYSSEDEARRAAEAFDGNLTATVHAEDDDAEFAASLVRRLRDRAGRVLFNGWPTGVAVSPAMQHGGPYPATTDARFTSVGTAAIDRFLRPVTYQNVPQALLPEPLRDDNPWGVPQTRHTPK
- a CDS encoding FAD-dependent oxidoreductase, producing MTRPLRVAIVGAGPAGVYAADVLTKSETAVEIDLLDRMPAPYGLIRYGVAPDHPRIKGIVSALHRVVEKPEIRFLGHVDYGVDVKLDDLRRHYDAVVFATGATKDRPLDIPGIDLPHSYGAADFVSWYDGHPDAPRDWTLDGEQVAVIGAGNVALDVARVLAKQADDLLRTEIPDNVHRGLADSKVTDVHLFARRGPAQAKFTPLELRELDHQDGVEIIVHPEGFELDEASEEAVRTNNQVKTVVKTLQDWALRDPKHDTPRRLHLHFLRAPVEVLGTDRVEGFTVEVMELTGDGGVRGTGEYETYPVQQVYRAVGYLSSPLAGIPFDHASGTVPNEGGRVLDLDGQHIPGVYTTGWIKRGPVGLIGHTKGDALETIGNLLADVESLPEPEEPSSDSVLRLLEERGVECTTWEGWGRLDAHERALGEAQGRERIKVVPREEMVRISRAE